One genomic segment of Microtus ochrogaster isolate Prairie Vole_2 linkage group LG8, MicOch1.0, whole genome shotgun sequence includes these proteins:
- the Tmem189 gene encoding transmembrane protein 189: MKPRACNGCAAELSSFPANARTAAAVHTSGASRRAQKSSRGPLHGRLLSGSGAALEPTGRSGDAHTRPPFRAQLRPAATPPPGAADAPGRQPELDEDESAEGRRWGAQHAGARELAALYSPGKRLQEWCSVILCFSLIAHNLVHLLLLARWEHMPLVILGVVAGALVADFLSGLVHWGADTWGSVDLPIVGKAFIRPFREHHIDPTAITRHDFIETNGDNCLVTLLPLMNMAYKFRTQSPETLEQLYPWECFVFCLIIFGTFTNQIHKWSHTYLGLPCWVTVLQDWHVILPRKHHRIHHVAPHETYFCITTGWLNYPLEMIGFWRRLEDLIQGLTGEKPRADDMKWAQKIK; encoded by the exons ATGAAACCTCGTGCGTGCAACGGGTGTGCTGCCGAGTTGAGCAGCTTCCCGGCGAATGCGCGAACCGCGGCTGCCGTGCACACATCAGGCGCTTCGCGGCGCGCGCAGAAGTCAAGTCGCGGACCACTGCACGGGCGCCTACTCTCTGGCTCCGGCGCAGCACTCGAGCCCACGGGGCGCAGCGGGGACGCGCACACCCGTCCCCCTTTCCGTGCCCAGCTGCGTCCAGCTGCGACCCCGCCCCCGGGCGCCGCG GACGCGCCGGGCCGGCAGCCGGAGCTGGATGAGGACGAGTCGGCGGAGGGCCGGCGCTGGGGTGCACAGCACGCCGGTGCCCGGGAGCTGGCGGCGCTCTACTCTCCAG gcAAGCGTCTCCAGGAGTGGTGCTCTGTGAtcctctgcttcagcctcatCGCCCACAACTTGGTTCACCTCCTGCTGCTGGCCCGCTGGGAGCACATGCCCCTTGTCATCCTGGGTGTTG TTGCAGGAGCTCTCGTTGCTGACTTCCTGTCCGGCCTGGTACATTGGGGTGCCGATACATGGGGCTCTGTGGATCTGCCCATTGTGGGGAAG GCCTTCATCAGGCCATTCCGGGAGCACCACATTGACCCCACAGCCATCACGAGGCATGACTTCATAGAGACCAATGGTGACAACTGCCTGGTGACGCTTCTGCCGCTGATGAACATGGCCTACAAGTTCCGAACCCAGAGCCCAG AGACCCTGGAGCAGCTGTACCCCTGGGAATGCTTCGTCTTCTGCCTGATCATCTTTGGCACCTTCACCAACCAGATCCACAAATGGTCACACACATATTTGGGGCTGCCCTGCTGGGTCACCGTCCTGCAGGACTGGCACGTGATTCTGCCACGGAAACACCATCGCATCCACCACGTGGCGCCCCATGAGACATACTTCTGTATCACTACAG GCTGGCTCAACTACCCCCTAGAGATGATAGGCTTCTGGCGTCGCTTGGAGGACCTCATCCAGGGTCTGACGGGTGAGAAGCCGCGGGCAGACGACATGAAGTGGGCCCAGAAGATCAAGTAG